One region of Salvia miltiorrhiza cultivar Shanhuang (shh) chromosome 3, IMPLAD_Smil_shh, whole genome shotgun sequence genomic DNA includes:
- the LOC131015428 gene encoding uncharacterized protein LOC131015428 isoform X1, which produces MVENKRVYIENSHGEKLVGILHETGSSELVVVCHGFRSTKDRIPMSNIALAFEREGISAFRFDFAGNGESEGSFQYGNYRREAEDLRAVVEHFKANQRCIVAVVGHSKGGNVVLLYASKYNDVQTVINIAGRFDLRRGIEGRLGKDFREKIKQYGFIDVRNRRGSNVCLNHFLSYVVSRVGLGSCIYGRVVGKIEYQVTEASLKDRLETDPRAACRSIPSNCSVLTVHGTLDEMVLVDDATEFAKNIRNHDLCIVEGADHEFTEHQARLNDVVLRFVSTHLRKNEVARPTPRL; this is translated from the exons ATGG TGGAGAACAAGAGAGTGTATATAGAGAACAGCCATGGCGAGAAGCTAGTCGGGATACTGCACGAGACGGGGTCGAGTGAGCTCGTAGTTGTATGCCATGGATTCCGGTCCACAAAG GATCGTATTCCCATGTCGAACATTGCTCTCGCCTTCGAGAGGGAGGGAATCAGCGCCTTTCGCTTTGATTTTGCTGGCAACGG GGAAAGCGAAGGTTCGTTCCAATATGGCAATTACCGTAGAGAGGCTGAAGATCTACGTGCTGTAGTTGAGCACTTCAAGGCTAACCAACGTTGCATAGTGGCCGTTGTTGGCCATAGTAAAG GAGGGAATGTCGTTCTCTTGTACGCCTCAAAGTACAACGACGTTCAAACAGTTATCAACATAGCGGGCCGCTTTGATCTGAGGCGGGGGATCGAGGGCCGCCTGGGGAAAGACTTCCGAGAGAAGATCAAGCAATACGGATTCATCGACGTTAGAAATAGAAGAGGTAGTAATGTGTGTTTGAATCATTTCCTGTCGTATGTTGTTTCACGTGTTGGGCTAGGTTCGTGTATTTATGGGCGTGTTGTAGGGAAAATTGAGTATCAGGTGACGGAGGCGAGCTTGAAGGACCGTCTGGAGACGGACCCTCGTGCTGCGTGTCGATCCATCCCTTCGAACTGCAG CGTACTAACGGTTCACGGCACGTTAGACGAGATGGTTCTGGTGGACGATGCGACGGAATTCGCCAAGAACATACGAAATCACGATCTATGTATAGTCGAAGGAGCTGATCATGAGTTCACCGAGCATCAAGCTCGGCTCAATGACGTCGTGTTGCGTTTTGTGTCGACGCATCTGCGTAAAAACGAGGTTGCGCGTCCGACTCCCCGGCTATGA
- the LOC131015428 gene encoding uncharacterized protein LOC131015428 isoform X2 produces MVENKRVYIENSHGEKLVGILHETGSSELVVVCHGFRSTKDRIPMSNIALAFEREGISAFRFDFAGNGESEGSFQYGNYRREAEDLRAVVEHFKANQRCIVAVVGHSKGGNVVLLYASKYNDVQTVINIAGRFDLRRGIEGRLGKDFREKIKQYGFIDVRNRRGKIEYQVTEASLKDRLETDPRAACRSIPSNCSVLTVHGTLDEMVLVDDATEFAKNIRNHDLCIVEGADHEFTEHQARLNDVVLRFVSTHLRKNEVARPTPRL; encoded by the exons ATGG TGGAGAACAAGAGAGTGTATATAGAGAACAGCCATGGCGAGAAGCTAGTCGGGATACTGCACGAGACGGGGTCGAGTGAGCTCGTAGTTGTATGCCATGGATTCCGGTCCACAAAG GATCGTATTCCCATGTCGAACATTGCTCTCGCCTTCGAGAGGGAGGGAATCAGCGCCTTTCGCTTTGATTTTGCTGGCAACGG GGAAAGCGAAGGTTCGTTCCAATATGGCAATTACCGTAGAGAGGCTGAAGATCTACGTGCTGTAGTTGAGCACTTCAAGGCTAACCAACGTTGCATAGTGGCCGTTGTTGGCCATAGTAAAG GAGGGAATGTCGTTCTCTTGTACGCCTCAAAGTACAACGACGTTCAAACAGTTATCAACATAGCGGGCCGCTTTGATCTGAGGCGGGGGATCGAGGGCCGCCTGGGGAAAGACTTCCGAGAGAAGATCAAGCAATACGGATTCATCGACGTTAGAAATAGAAGAG GGAAAATTGAGTATCAGGTGACGGAGGCGAGCTTGAAGGACCGTCTGGAGACGGACCCTCGTGCTGCGTGTCGATCCATCCCTTCGAACTGCAG CGTACTAACGGTTCACGGCACGTTAGACGAGATGGTTCTGGTGGACGATGCGACGGAATTCGCCAAGAACATACGAAATCACGATCTATGTATAGTCGAAGGAGCTGATCATGAGTTCACCGAGCATCAAGCTCGGCTCAATGACGTCGTGTTGCGTTTTGTGTCGACGCATCTGCGTAAAAACGAGGTTGCGCGTCCGACTCCCCGGCTATGA
- the LOC131015470 gene encoding glutaredoxin-C10 codes for MQGLRLYDGGVRLELTPSTASPLAIDVAETAETRIQRLIAENPVIIFSRPSCCMCHVMKRLLSTVGVHPTVIELDDDDEIAALAHGGASAAPELYIGGACVGGLESLVALHLSNHLVPKLVEVGALKNEFLIN; via the coding sequence ATGCAAGGCCTCCGCCTCTACGACGGCGGCGTCCGCCTCGAGCTGACCCCGTCCACGGCGTCGCCGCTTGCCATCGACGTGGCGGAGACGGCGGAGACGCGCATCCAGCGCCTCATCGCCGAGAACCCCGTGATCATCTTCAGCCGCCCCTCCTGCTGCATGTGCCACGTCATGAAGCGCCTCCTCTCCACCGTCGGCGTCCACCCCACCGTCATCGAGCTCGACGACGACGACGAGATCGCCGCCCTCGCCCACGGCGGCGCCTCCGCCGCCCCCGAGCTCTACATCGGCGGCGCCTGCGTCGGCGGCCTCGAGAGCCTCGTCGCCTTGCACCTCAGTAATCATCTCGTGCCTAAGCTTGTTGAAGTTGGTGCTCTCAAAAATGAattcctaattaattaa
- the LOC131015475 gene encoding 60S acidic ribosomal protein P1-like, translating into MSVGELACTYAALILHDDGIPITAEKISTLLKAANLSVESYWPSLFAKLCEKRNVEDLIVNVGAGGGGGAVAVAAPAGAAGGAAAAAAPAAEEKKKEEEKEESDDDMGFGLFD; encoded by the exons ATGTCAGTCGGAGAGCTCGCTTGCACCTACGCCGCTTTGATTCTTCACGACGATGGAATCCCCATCAcg GCGGAGAAAATCTCTACCCTGTTGAAGGCTGCAAATTTGTCGGTTGAATCGTACTGGCCTAGTCTTTTCGCTAAGCTTTGCGAGAAGAGGAATGTTGAGGATCTTATCGTGAACGTCGGCGCtggtggtggcggtggcgcCGTCGCAGTCGCTGCTCCAGCCGGCGCTGCCGGTGGTGCCGCTGCCGCAGCTGCCCCTGCTGCAGAGGAGAAGAAAAAG GAGGAGGAAAAGGAGGAAAGTGACGACGACATGGGCTTCGGCTTGTTTGATTAA